The Muribaculum intestinale genome includes the window TCTTTATAGAGACCATGGGAATTCCTTCGCCCGAGACGGTTATCGTCACAGAGCCTAACTCTGTTATGCAGGGTGTGAATCTGCTGTCGACCCTTACCGATCGCGAAATAAAGGACTACTACCTGTGGAAATATGTGGCACAGGCTGCCGGCAAGCTCAGCGACAAATTTACCGATGCTGCCTTTGAGTTCAACAAGGTGATGAGCGGTGTGGGCGAGCAGCGCCCGCGCTGGAAACGTGCGCTCGGAGCTACAGAAGGGATGCTCGGCGAGGCTGTTGGACAACTATATGTTGAGCAATACTTCCCTCAGTCGTCAAAGGATTACATGGTGGGCCTGGTAGAGAATCTCCGTACCGCTCTCGGCAAACACATCATCAATCTTCCCTGGATGAGCGACGACACCAAGCTCAACGCCATCAAGAAACTCAACGCCTTTACTGTAAAAATCGGATATCCCGACAAATGGAAGGACTATAGCGGCATGGTCATCAACCCCGAACTAAGCTACTACGAGAATATGCACAACGCCGGCATGTGGCATCAGAAAGAGGAGTATGCCAAGTGGGGCAAGCCTGTCGATAAGACAGAGTGGGGAATGACACCGCAGACCGTCAATGCCTACTACAATCCTCTGGCCAACGAGATTGTTTTCCCGGCGGCTATTCTCCAGGCTCCCTTCTATGATCCCGAGTCGTCGGATGCAGAGAATTACGGTGGTATCGGTGTAGTTATCGGACATGAGATGACCCACGGGTTTGACGACCAGGGCCGCAACTTCGATGCAGATGGCAATATGGTCAACTGGTGGACACCTGAGGACGCAGAGAAGTTTGCCGAAAAGACCAAAGGACTTATCGCACAGTTTGATGCAGTGGAGATTCTTCCCGGTCTTCACGGTAACGGGCAGTATACACTTGGCGAGAATATAGCCGACCAGGGCGGCCTCCGTGTGGCTATGACCGCATTCCTCGACTCGCAGAAGAAGAAGGGTGTGGATATCACTACCGAGAAAATCGAGGGTCTGACCCCTATGCAGGTATTCTATCTCAACTATGCCAACCTCTGGGCTCAGAATATCCG containing:
- a CDS encoding M13 family metallopeptidase encodes the protein MNLLKSLATAGFMGFLAVLPMSAEEHLKSLDPKQFDPNTPASADFYQHVTKGWRDAHPLTAEHARYGAFDVLNDSSEARVKRIVLGLGATNPKPGTVAHKVWTLYSQAMDSVRRNREGAAPIQADLKKIENTPHEEMTDLFLWMHGNYASPFFGAGPMEDLANSKEYAMYVSGGGMGLGDRDYYLLDDKRNKEVREAYKKLIVKQMQNAGFKAKDAKRIMTNVMKIETALADSAWTREQSRNIPAMYNPFTFAKLKETYPGVNWDRFFIETMGIPSPETVIVTEPNSVMQGVNLLSTLTDREIKDYYLWKYVAQAAGKLSDKFTDAAFEFNKVMSGVGEQRPRWKRALGATEGMLGEAVGQLYVEQYFPQSSKDYMVGLVENLRTALGKHIINLPWMSDDTKLNAIKKLNAFTVKIGYPDKWKDYSGMVINPELSYYENMHNAGMWHQKEEYAKWGKPVDKTEWGMTPQTVNAYYNPLANEIVFPAAILQAPFYDPESSDAENYGGIGVVIGHEMTHGFDDQGRNFDADGNMVNWWTPEDAEKFAEKTKGLIAQFDAVEILPGLHGNGQYTLGENIADQGGLRVAMTAFLDSQKKKGVDITTEKIEGLTPMQVFYLNYANLWAQNIRDEEIRSLTQGDVHSLGKQRVNVTLRNIDPFFEAFSIKEGDKMFRPVEERVVIW